DNA sequence from the Vicia villosa cultivar HV-30 ecotype Madison, WI linkage group LG3, Vvil1.0, whole genome shotgun sequence genome:
aattatttctttattttttcttttactttaaaTTCTCTATCTTTCCCTTTAATTTTTCTACACTtacatcaattaaataaaatataaatagaatagaaattaaattgttTCACTTTACTCTTTTCCAAGGtcataaactatttttattttttcaaaatctaacTTACTCATCACCATTTTTCTCATTGAATAAAATAGATCACCActctaaacaaaataaaaatacataagaaAACCACAAGTCATGAAAACAATGTATACATTAATTTCCCTTTATTCAAAACTAAAAACAGAATAACAACATATTATTATTCTCTCCCACATTCACTAGTAATGAAGAACAGTAACATCATACTCAAGAATGGCATCACCATTTTTGAAATCCAAAAAATGCGTCTTAACCTTCGCATAACCTCTCGCCAATCTAAACTTCCCTCTCCCACCAACAATAGCCAACTCACGAGGCTTTGGTTCAGTAACAGGATTCCTCGAAAAAAGGCTCAAGGAGCTTCCCTTAAACTTCCCTGTAGTAAAACCAAAATCAACGTACAAAACAAGCGTTAAATTCTCACTCTTACTCGAAGATAAATAAAGACCCTGCGCGTTTCCAATCACGTTAGAGGTTTCATTTGGACCGTCTTTTAACGGATCGTCGATGGCGTAGAGATGGCCGAACGGTGTTGCTGATTGCGATGATCCGAGGCTGATGTTGGGCTGTGCGATTTGTACTGCACTAGGGTTTTTTCCACTGAGGATGTCGAAGAGGTAGAAATGAAGATGGGTTACTTTCTCTTTTAGATGGAGAGCTTTTATGTTTCCTTCTGAATGGTATTCAGAATGCACTGGAATTGTGATGCTGCATAGAAATAGGGCTAAGacaatgatgattgatttgttctccattttttgtttgtttgatacAAATATTTCTTTGTGTTTATATAGGTAAATAATGTTATA
Encoded proteins:
- the LOC131655173 gene encoding dirigent protein 15-like; this encodes MENKSIIIVLALFLCSITIPVHSEYHSEGNIKALHLKEKVTHLHFYLFDILSGKNPSAVQIAQPNISLGSSQSATPFGHLYAIDDPLKDGPNETSNVIGNAQGLYLSSSKSENLTLVLYVDFGFTTGKFKGSSLSLFSRNPVTEPKPRELAIVGGRGKFRLARGYAKVKTHFLDFKNGDAILEYDVTVLHY